TAGATTGCTCATGATAGCACTAACAAAAACTACTGTTGTGACTTACACCTGAGCTAAACCCCCTCAGGTGTGTCATAATACCTGCATTTCTTTCTGATTTCAGCTGCTCCTTAATTGTTTTTTATGGCTACCTAGGGGCACAAAGGAGATTTTGATCAATATGACATAGCCCTTTTTTATAAATAATACAATATTACCAACTATGGAGTAGCTGTACCTGTAGGAACGGATAAAAATGAATATTGGCATGTCTATCTATATAGATTGCCCATTAAGTAGAAACAGATTTAGTAGAAATGCACCTACTGTATGTAAAATGCtggtacagattttttttccccctatcaGTCTAACCTTCTGTGTTGATACATGAATGCTGGTACCCACTTACAGGGATGCCAGATGATCAGTGCAGAATGAAGGTCCCAGGAGAAAGGATCACATGGTTTTCTCTGCCCTGTGACGTCACTAGCAGATGGCATGGGTACCAGCTCTGGCAGTTGGCATCAATGTCACTTTTTAGAGATCAATGAGATAGTGCAGAGATACACAGATCTAGACTCCAGGAGACGATGCGACATTCAGACTGAAAAgatttggaaggaaaaaaatgaaaactgagttTTGAATGAAAAAAAGCTAAGGTAATATAAATAAAGATATATTTCAGTTGGGGCTATGTGTGCATGCAAGTGTTTAAAGATACAGTATCATTGTCTTGTATTTTATGTATGCTGTTTACTACCTATAACTTCTCCTAACATTCCATTCTTATGATGTAATTGCATACTTTCACTGGGATTATGCAATACTGAAAGTGTATAGGCAATACTAAGAGAGTTAGTCTTTTTTAAggggttttgtttagttttgttctATTAAAAAGTCTGCCTTTATTTGTGCTTGTCTCTGAGGACAGTGGATCTAAGTATTTGCTGTTTCAagactgaaaacaaaaacaattcaaaaagaaaattatttcctCATTTCATTCTGGATTCTGAACACACGTGCACAATTGCAGTCAGAATCCACAGCCCATTCCTGTCAGATATTAGCTAGAGGGAGACGTCTGATTCTTGCAGAACATAAACACTGCTAAAGCatggagggtttttgtttttggtgaTTATGTTTTCTAACCCTGATtgactgaaaaagaaaaacaagttaaTTCCAACAACTAAATTGTACTATTAATTTAGAATCTTTCCTTTACAAATGAGAGAAAAATTTTCTTTTCCAATTCTTTCTAAGTAAATACGTTTAAGTATAGATAATTCCTGGTTTATTTTTTAATCGGAAATAAATACTCCGTGTTTCATATATTTTCACATTGATCATTAGAAAACCTCACTTCATTTTAATTAAGTCACTGAATGATTCATTTGTCTTAGGGGGCttttcccatttgaattctttctAACCAATTTTAATTTACCGGACTTAAAAGTATTGGTACATGAACGAAAGCATGTGAACAAACTTCAAAATAAAAGTTAATAggtgatttaaaaaatatttgtctaCCAGTTAATAGAGATATAGCGCTTTCATTTTTAAGACTGGTCTCTCCTTTTTTATATTTTACCCAGGGGAATTTGTATTAATGAAATCTCCACGTTGCTTTATCATGTTTTGCATTTGCTTAAATTCCACAGTGTTGGGGATTCTAaaagcttcttttaaaaaaaatacaaatgtgGAGGGAGTTGATTATAATTATTAAATACTGTTCTGCTCTTTATGTACTTGTAATAAATATGCTTATATCAGTGATCATATAATTcatgttttttatattttttacaattttgacagctaattttaaaaaaaaaactaaacagAAAAAACCTTTCAAAGTGATAAAGATATTTTATTAGAAAATTGTATCGTATATTATATACATGTACATGTGTGTATATACATACAAGTGAAAGGTATGTGTAGCTGTTTTGTAAGTATACAAGCTTGACAAATGGAAATATTTAAACATTGTGCTGGCATTCTTTCAGGTAACTTAAGATTATAGAACCATGCTAACACTACCATTTGATGAGTCTGTTGTAATGCCAGAATCCCAGATGTGCAGAAAGTTTTCCAGAGAAAGTGAGGACCAAAAGCAAATTAAGAAGCCAGAAAGCTTTTCCAAGCAGATTGTGCTCCGAGGAAAGAATATCAAAAGGGCCACTGGTGAAGACacagaaaaagaagaggaggaagaagacagAGAGGAGGAGGATGAGAATGGTTTGCCTAGAAGGAGGGGCCTTAGGAAGAAAAAGACAACCAAGATAAGAGTGGAAAGGGTCAAATTCAGGCGGCAAGAAGCCAATGCTAGAGAAAGGAACAGGATGCATGGCCTTAATGATGCTCTGGACAATTTAAGAAAAGTGGTCCCTTGTTATTCAAAAACACAGAAACTGTCTAAAATAGAAACTTTAAGACTAGCCAAAAACTATATTTGGGCTCTTTCTGAAATCCTGCGTATTGGCAAGAGACCCGACCTGCTCACGTTCGTCCAAAACTTGTGCAAAGGTCTATCCCAGCCAACTACAAATTTGGTGGCCGGGTGCCTGCAGCTGAATGCCAGAAGTTTCTTGATGGGCCAGACAGGGGAAACTGCCCATCACACAAGGTCACCATATTCCAGTTTCTATCCTCCCTATCACAGCCCTGAGCTCAGCACTCCCCCGGGACATGGAACTCTTGACAATTCCAAGTCTATGAAACCCTACAATTACTGCAGTGCTTATGAATCCTTCTATGAAAGCACTTCCCCTGAGTGTGCCAGCCCACAGTTTGAAGGTCCCTTAAGTCCTCCCCCAATTAACTATAATGGGATTTTTTCCCTGAAGCAAGAAGATGCCTTGGACTATGGCAAAAATTACAATTATGGCATGCATTACTGTGCAGTGCCACCCAGGGGTCCCCTTGGGCAGAGCTCCATGTTCAGGTTGCCTACCGAGAGCCACTTCCCTTACGACTTACATCTGCGCAGCCAGTCTCTCACCATGCAAGATGAATTAAATGCAGTTTTTCATAATTAAtgaggaaaatgaaaataaacagtGGTCACTCACCTCCCCATCTAATTAAGATAAAGCAGATGCTTGTGCACTGCATAATGGGCACAACTCTATTTAACGTGTTTACTAGTTTCTAAAGTGTGTTTCAACTATTGTGGGAATTTTCTATGTACTAATAAATCCTTTTTCTTATAcgtatttttccttttgttttttgtctgtAAACACTGTGAGATTGTTTCTTACAAGAggtttattttattctttttgtcCACCCTATTCGCTTGATTCATTGAACAGTGTGTCTAAACAATATAATTGACGTAAACGCATACACACTGTCTAAAGTCAATGTCTGTTTTAATTGTACAGTACCTATACAAATGCATGTTATTAAAATCAAATAAGTGAAATGATGTATTTATAATTATTAGAAATTATATATTATGTATTTGAGAAGaactggaattttaaaaattattcagaattttaaaagaaCTGTCCCTAAATTGAGATGGTCTTATGAGATGCAGAGGAGTTAGTGCAGCAATATTTAAAGCTatgcaaaaaatattttctttgattttGGAGGGGAATTGTTTTATTCTCGGGCACAAAAAATATCGGTGATCACCTCTGAGAATTATTCCGCATAAAATTTGGGGTGTTTGCTGATAGGAGTTATATAACATTTTAGACGATGTTGTCAAAATTTTGCATTAGTTATTTTAACATAATAATACAATGGTATCAGCACTTTTTTGTATTATCCTGACTTCAGATGTAAGGGTTTGTTATGACAATGTATTACTGTGGTTTTTTCACTACATATTTTAAATGCGATTAAACATACATGTCTCCACTCATAAAGTACATCTATTAACTGTGGTACAGTATTTTGCCTGATACTTATTATTGTACAGTACACAGGTGTTTTTTTCTCCTTGTGCAGCATTATTTTTTCCACACTCTTAATGATTACATTTGGATTTTGAAACCATGGACAATTATCAGGGTTTACTACATACCACATTCAAACACACATCTTACCAACATATAGGCACACCCTAGATAGCCTTAAACAGCAGCAGCTATATCTTCATCATTAAAGATAATAATGAAAATAGTATTTTCAGACGTTAGTATTTCTAGCCTACTAAAATGCAAGGACAGATCTTAAAACATACAAAAGTTGGTAAGTTCACAAATAGCACTGAACTGCCTTTAAACAACTCTGGCATCTAGAATAGTGCTTGGGATAAAAGGCGAGGAAGGGTGTGTCGATTGACAGATTCCCTGATCACTGCTTGCTGTAGTTCAGGGTTTGTGTAATGAGAAAGTTGCTCTGATTTAACTAAAAATGCAATTGATTTAATTCAACTGGTGCAAAAGGCTATGTGGAAACTCTTAGCTCTGTTTAAACTAGGTTTATTCCAGTTAACTGTCAATTAAAAACAGGTTTAAGATGACTTGAAATAAGACCTTTTAAAACTGAATGAAGTATCGGCCCAGCAATTTGCACTGGGTTTAAAAACTGATAGAAATTAAATTAGTTTCTGCCTGTAGACAAGGCCTCTGATTTTGGAGAAGTAAATACAAATGCTACTGACAAGCATTCACTTCTAAGGGACAAGAATGACTTCACTTGGGTACATGtggagttattttttaaaaaaataaaaaaaaatcctttctatATTTTATATAAACCTAACAACCAGAAACTGAACCACAGCCCTAGATATTGGTTTGGTAATAGCTGATGCACTTTGGACCCTCACTTTATTATGCCTCCCCCAAAAGGAGGGAACAGACTGATTTCTCTTTCTAGCTTCATGGTTTATCTCATGCCTAATTTCACAACTAGCTCTAGTTGTTAGTATGCTCAGTTACTGGTCTAGGCTGATGTCTAGTAAATGCTAAATGTTTCTTTTTAGTTAGAAATGGGCCCAATCCACAAAGTGTAAATCTAGATTCATATCGATAATATCTGAAGTGGGAGAATGGTTTGGGTCCAGGGTGCTGCTTTGGTAGAGTCTTTTACAGACATAGGTGTCCTAACATAGTAGCTGATAGAGATCACTATCCAAACCTTCCCATAGTTCAGGATTGTTGGTTCCACAGTTTTGGTTAAGGGCCCATTTCAATATTATATCGGAAACAGGAAAAAGGGAAATTGGCAGAAAGCAGCTTTTTATATGGGACCAAGTGCCAAAAATATTTTTACCACCATCTTATTAATTTTTGTTGAACATGATAGGGGTTTGTGAAATTAGGGATGAAGAAGATACCCTTTTCCCTGGTAACTGTTTCCGTATTTATGCAGAACACCAAATACTATTTAACAACAATAAAATACAAGCAGGTGACAGAGGGATGTCTGAGGAAGAAAAATCTGAATGCACGGAGAAGAAACATGCAGTTACTACAAAGTGTGGGTATTATCCTGTCACTGGACAGCAGGGTAAGCAGGTCCAGCCAAAGGGTTTGTGGGGCCTGAGGAAAGACATTGGGAGTGGGGCCCCGGGCCCAGCCGGTGGATGGTAGAGCACAGGGTTCCAAAAGCGCGAGGCCCAAGGCATTTGCCTTATTCgccttgccccagggccaggcctgaGGGTAAGAGTTAGGGAAAGAAACCCACAATTCACACTGTGCCCGCGGCAGAAGAACCCAGAAACACATGACCTTTGTGGAGTGTACGCCTACTGGTTGCATGCAGCAGTCTTACGTTTTTAGATTTTCAAGTGTTTGTCTTCACCTGCAAGGAGACAGAGGGGAGCACGACAAAGTGCACTTCCCACAATGGTGTATttatgaaaatgtgtgtgtgtgtgtgtgtgtgtgtgtgtgtaagttgtgAGAGATGTTACAAAAATGACCCAAAGTTATGTACAGAGGGAAATAAATGCCTGCTATGATATACTTAACAAACGCAGGGGCAGTGTGCTAAGCAAAAAAAAGCACTTCAGGCCCTGCAATTTGGTGGCTCTAGCTCTGTGAGCCATTGTTAACTCAATAACTCGGGGGACAATTCATCTTTCCTTCTGGCCACAgaaccaggagggagggaggaaaatcaATGTCAGTCAGGATCGTCACACTCAACGCCatggaaggtccagagaagaggcaTCTCATGGCCAGATTACTCACTCTGGTAGCTCTGTAAGGTCACTGCTCTGCCTCAAGGCACTGCAAATTGTAAAATCAGGGCTCAATAAATGATAAAGCAAATAACAGAAAAATACTGAGTGGAACATAAAATTACTTTCCCTGGCTGGTAAATTATGAAACGACTAGAGATACTGGAGGAAGGAATTCCCTTGATTTAACTATGTCTCTCCTACACATATACCCATTAATATAGGGAGCAGATTATCTGCACAGCTGCCCATTGCAGAGCTCTTCTGACACCTTGCTCTGAAGCAATTGATACTGGCCTCTGTCTGAGTTTGGATGCTGGCCTAAATGGGCTGCTGGTCTGTTCCAGTATGGAAATTCCTGTGTTCCTAAAATCTATTACCTCTGACATCCCTATTGTCTATACAGTGGGGTTATGCCCACTATAGGGATCTGATATCTAAAGCGCACTACTGTGTTATGCTTTTATTGGTCTGTGTAGACCCTGCTGGTGTGCACTAAAGGTTCCCTAGAACAGTTTAACATGGTACTGTTTTGAACATCACTTCTTGAAAGCACACCAGGGAACTTTTAATGCATACCAGTAGGGCTATATGGTACGATTAACACAAAACACATTAGTCACTTTAGATCTCACACCCCCATAAGGCCCATTACTCCAATACGTTGACAAGCCCTTAGTGTGCTGGGGTGAGATTTAATTAGTGCCCCACAGCTGGCCTATCTCGGCTACCCTGCACTCTTCTACTCAGGGAAAAAGGGTTATTTTGTTGCTTGCCAAGCTctaaatgcagtgtagacacactccacACTTCCATGGTCATGCACCCATTTTGGAAAACCTTCTGGCTTTACTCTCTCTGGATTCATCTGTGCTGTTTCTCTCCATAAATATACACAAGGAGACCTTTAAAAGGCATGaagagtacacacacacacccaagactctcacacacatacacacacacaggcaaaGTTTCCTTATACTGGTGATACCCTTTCCCACCTGTACCTACCTTACTCTTCTTTTATCCACTGTGCCCTTAGGGCTCTTGAAGGCAGCAAATTAAATGAGATTGGAAATCCAGCTGAAACACATGGCAGAATCCTTCAACACAGAAGCAAATGTCCAATCTCTCTTTATATTAAAGGCGAGCTGTGTGAGTTTATGTTCTGAATTATGATCTGAATTGCATTCAGccaatgattttattttatagtCCATAGTCAAGGTCAAATCAGCCTTGATTTGGCAGTATCAAATCTTACAAGATGGCCTCACAAAATGTTAAGCCAACACAACAAAAATCTGGGCCTGAAATTTGTGAGGCCACCACTCTGCATGAGATTTCATCAGTTTCAGAATCAGAAAATATTAATTTGGATCCAGGCCCACCGACCAGGGGGACGAGAGGGGACGCAAAGGGAACAAGTCCCCAGGGtatggagattcaaaggggcctggagatcccagctgctgctgtcactaaTGCAGCAATGGCAGTGGccacagccctgggcccctttgaatttctATCAGAGCACTGGTGTGTGTAACTCTGAGGGCTtgggtggcactaagggctgactgcccatGGCCCCTCCTCTTCCACGGGCATGGAGCTCTGCCCCACTGTCTGGATCCGACTCAGAAGTAAACAATAGAGGCAGGCTCAGATTTACACTGGAGGGAAATAGGTCAGCACAGAGGGCAGTTGGCACAATACCACTGACCCTCAAGGACAGCTCTGCCGTGACTCATCTACTCCAAGATGAATGTCATCATTAGGGGCCAGCATTCAAGTTTCCCAGTTCCTGACCCTCTACATTCCAAGACAGACATGTCATATCTGCTCTCAAAATTCTGTCACATCACGCTGGTAAAAGGCTGGCCAGTTTGGCAAAAGCCCTGTCCAAAGACATGGAAGAATTTACctggtgggagtggggaagccAACTTTGAGAGCAGAACAGCTTGAGAggaattaatattttttttatgccAAGCATGATCAATGAAAGGGGCACCCCATGCAACCAAATGATGGCTATATGATGCCCTCAGATGGGTTATTGTCTCAGCCTCATGTACAAAAGTTATTACATAGCAGCACATAGAGCTTCTCCAAAAAGGCTTTTCTCCAGAACTGTTCTTCTTAGTTAACCTTGCCCTAtattataatatttatatttatatttgcaaCTGCATTATACACACTATTTAATTCTGGAATGCTATTAATATTGAAGACACTGTACAAAGCCAAGCTGGATTGTCACCTAGAACATAATCAGGTTTCGGTATCAGTTGAGATTTGGAGGTATTTTGGGAAGTTTTTAAAAGCCTCTGATATTGGGTATAACACCTATTTTTAAAATCCACCTTTTTCTTGGGAATATGAAAgtctcttcctttccccccacgCCACTCCCCAGTATTCAgaagccttgaaaaattgtttGCAGAGTAGATATCCACCCAGATGTTTTTTCTGACTTGGACTTTATTAACTTGCCAAATTACATTTTTCACATGAAGCAGTTTACTGGTCTAAAGGTAAAGCCTGAAATATTAACTTTCTGATGCTTTATTAgatcaaaactttttttaaacattttgtatttttaaaaaacaaaagggcAATAAACAGGGAATCTAAGCCCAAAATAATTATCTATAAGCCCTTGAATACCAGGGTTGATAATATAAAATGTGCCATATAAGAGGAAGAAACTAAGggctgaagtcaataggagttttgccagaTTTCAGACAGGTCCTGAAGCAGATGGGGAGGTAAACTTTCCCTTACCTTTGGTGTCAATTATTCACAGACACATGAACTGCTACATAATGTTCAAATGCAGTTGAAATGACATTTGTGCTGGGCAGAAGTCTGGAAAACAGAAAGCTTACTCTGGGGGTCTCCCTCAAAGATCAGAAGAGAAGTGTGTCTGTGAGTGCGCTTGGGAATGTCAGGAGACATTGGATTACAACCCCATGCAAAAGGGAGATACAGTAGATGGAGAAGCTACTACTTGCCTATTGATTGATATAAAGGCGGTACAACTTTTCTAAGAATTGTACTTAGAATTGTAGTAAGAATTGAATATGTGATCCACATCTTATCTCCAGATTTTTAGAACTGTGTCAACCACGCATGCAAAGCCCTCTCTCTGGTTTTGCAGAGATCCCAATTTTCAACCTTAATTAAAATTTATTAGATGACCTTTGCTATGGGATCTGGGCAACATTTTAGAAAAATTAACACACAGAGAAATACTTCCCACAACAGATACACAGAGAAGATAAACTGTCTCCACCCTACCAACACCAGTTAGCAGATCATtcaccagggctactcaaatttggaagccccaggggccacaataatactcacagcatatgccaagggccgcaacttaagtgtgcttgcatatacatgcaaatatgtatgcagatagcttctttcacactgatgggcatgaatacaaagattaaggcaagactacataacatgcaggccccatttaagtcagttctgctgatattaataaaatgcaatatttacacGATTTCCATccctatgacagcacttttaatgagcaatgatagtccaggaatttaactactaaaacgcatatcaacaaaagaccattatattgactacatttttgttttggctcccacctgcatgTTGAACCCtgtataaacccaaaccacaccatggactgcaaacaaacgggcagtgggccgcatgtggcccttcggccacatgttgagtagccctgtcctacaCAGTCAGGAAAGCCCAACCCAAAGTCAGGCAAAAGTTTGAGCAAATGCATTTaaaccagggccagctttaggccgaTTCCCCTGATTCCCCCGAATTGGGCCCCGTGCCTAAGAGGGGGGCCCCGCGCTTAAGAGGCCCTCGCtcccgggcgcgcggtgcatgcgtggccccacccttgcacttcctaaagccagccctgattTAAACCAATCTTGATGTCTGAAGAGCatcagtcttagggtatgtctgcactgccaccctagttcgaactagggtggctaatgtaggcattcaaagttgcaaatgaagcccgggatttaaatatcccgggcttcatttgcatcttcccaggcaccacgatttttaaatcccccttagtccgaactccgtgcccgtggctacacgcagcacagagtaggtagttcaaattaggagaggaagaggagtgttcttgtttgaggctagagtggccaccagggcaccctgggaaggctggaggccccctattttgaaataagtgtctacacagcacttatttagaattagctattttgaatttggcattattcctcatagaatgcggtttaacaaattcgaaataagtgctccactatttcaaatttatttagaaatagtggtttggctgtgtagacgctagtaaagttaattctaaataacgcctgttatttcgaattaactttgatgtgtagacatatcctgatagAAGAGGAGTTAGAGCagtttaaacaaagtaaaatctTTCCCTTGAGCATGCCTAGCCAACAAGATTTCAGCTACAAAGACTGACAGCAAGAAAACTCTAATCAACCACAATCATCATGATCACAGCAGCCTCTTAGGCCTTCGTCTCTTCTTAACATTATTTGGTTTTAGAAATAGCACAGAATGGAAAGAATATAATATCAGGAGATTTCTGATGATTGTTCAGCATAATTAAAAACAGGTTGAGATGAAAAGAGTTGCAACCATCAGTAGGGACCCATCAAAAATgactctataagggtatgtctacactacaaagttagttcgaactaacggatgttagtttgaactaactttcataggcgctacactagcgctccgttagttcgaatttaattcgaactaacggagcgcttagttcgaactaggtaatcctcattccacgaggattaagcctagttcgaatttactagttcgaattaagggctgtgtagacccttaattcgaactagtgggagactagccctccccaggtttccctggtggccactctggccaacaccagggaaactcgtctgcccccctcccggccccggaccccttaaaggggcacgggctggctacggtgcccatgccaggtgcaagcctgccagcacccagccagcagaccctgcacctggcatggatcgagccacccacccgatgccccccagccttccccccctcttcccgggaccaggctggcggctcccaggagcttgcccgggaccgcaagaggcgggcaccttcctgggctagtgcggacatcgtggacctcgtccacgatctccgcactaggcacaggaaagtggccggcttgggcaggaaagctgccagcctggccacccaggagcaggtgtgcatgaaaatcaaaggggtccactgagacccctgaccctgagccctgagcttacaatggccgtactgggtcagaccaaaggtccatctagcccagtagcctctctgccgacagcggccaaccctaagaaccctggaggggatggaccgaagacagtgaccaagccatttgtcttgtgtcatccctctccagccttccacaaaccttgggcagggacaccactcctatcccctggc
The DNA window shown above is from Pelodiscus sinensis isolate JC-2024 chromosome 2, ASM4963464v1, whole genome shotgun sequence and carries:
- the NEUROD6 gene encoding neurogenic differentiation factor 6, with the protein product MLTLPFDESVVMPESQMCRKFSRESEDQKQIKKPESFSKQIVLRGKNIKRATGEDTEKEEEEEDREEEDENGLPRRRGLRKKKTTKIRVERVKFRRQEANARERNRMHGLNDALDNLRKVVPCYSKTQKLSKIETLRLAKNYIWALSEILRIGKRPDLLTFVQNLCKGLSQPTTNLVAGCLQLNARSFLMGQTGETAHHTRSPYSSFYPPYHSPELSTPPGHGTLDNSKSMKPYNYCSAYESFYESTSPECASPQFEGPLSPPPINYNGIFSLKQEDALDYGKNYNYGMHYCAVPPRGPLGQSSMFRLPTESHFPYDLHLRSQSLTMQDELNAVFHN